The following are encoded together in the Girardinichthys multiradiatus isolate DD_20200921_A chromosome X, DD_fGirMul_XY1, whole genome shotgun sequence genome:
- the LOC124862535 gene encoding PIH1 domain-containing protein 1-like gives MGKLQTETQDSKVIRPQPGICVKTSSETGNEKVFINICQSNSVPPPPELTREELVQLLQSEDPSGYRVPMSLGEPHTEVDNNSQGCTAYDVIINQDFFQRCQKDPLFQHFVILVSLEGLENKYSLELNRDWKVLKNRKFLGSVSEQNIRMKSRPVIQELQPKEISTACAKRPEFSLFLEPPTGHPEYLIAEIKLPGVSSSRSLVLDVGEDQLVLTALPSLYHLDVFHAFFVDQENSVAQYNKSTQVLTVTMPVVSSASSSY, from the exons ATGGGAAAGCTGCAGACTGAAACTCAAGACTCCAAAGTTATCCGGCCTCAACCAG GCATCTGTGTGAAAACGTCCTCAGAGACAGGCaatgagaaggtttttattAACATCTGCCAGTCAaactctgtcccgcccccgccTGAGCTCACCAGGGAGGAACTTGTGCAGCTGCTCCAGTCAGAAGATCCCAGCGGCTACAGGGTTCCAATGAGCCTGGGGGAGCCGCACACCGAGGTTGACAACA ACTCTCAGGGATGCACAGCCTATGATGTTATCATCAACCAGGACTTCTTCCAGAGGTGTCAG AAGGATCCTTTATTCCAGCATTTTGTTATACTGGTGTCTttggagggactggagaataaatACAGTCTGGAACTAAATAGAG ACTGGAAAGTTCTCAAAAACAGGAAATTCCTGGGCTCTGTTAGTGAGCAGAACATCCGGATGAAGAGCAGGCCGGTGATCCAAGAACTGCAGCCTAA GGAAATCTCCACAGCATGTGCTAAAAG ACCAGAATTCTCACTGTTTTTGGAGCCTCCTACTGGACACCCAGAGTACCTCATTGCAGAGATAAAGCTCCCTGGAGTG TCATCATCTCGCTCTCTGGTTCTTGACGTTGGAGAGGACCAGCTGGTCTTAACAGCTCTACCATCGCTCTACCACCTTGACGTCTTCCACGCTTTCTTCGTTGACCAGGAGAACAGTGTGGCGCAGTACAACAAGAGCACACAG GTTCTCACTGTCACGATGCCTGTGGTCTCATCTGCTTCATCAAGCTACTGA